A genomic stretch from Ureibacillus composti includes:
- a CDS encoding AAA family ATPase gives MISTINLKGGVGKTTTTVGLAEMLTSEFGKKVLLVDLDPQTNATTMLIGEHKWKELNDEEYTLARLFKDALEPENSRFNLEKSLQPNVSNITVVENLDLIPSSIDLINIQDDLAKMPAGQFYANNPVEILKKAIRPIMDNYDYILIDCPPNMGIITLNGLRIADGYIIPTIPDVLSTYGIPQIIQRVDAFSNDIGKEIKVLGIVIAKYRDNSNLHRNTLARLKREVDAPLFNAIFKETNQMANAADYTVSYSTYRQKWGYGDQYDAFYRLAKEIQERFV, from the coding sequence GTGATTTCCACCATTAACTTAAAAGGCGGAGTGGGAAAAACGACGACGACGGTAGGGTTAGCAGAGATGTTAACGTCTGAGTTTGGGAAGAAAGTGTTGCTTGTGGACTTGGACCCACAAACGAATGCAACGACGATGTTAATTGGTGAACATAAGTGGAAAGAGCTTAATGATGAAGAGTACACATTAGCACGTTTGTTTAAAGATGCACTAGAGCCAGAAAATAGTAGGTTTAATTTGGAGAAATCCCTTCAACCAAATGTATCCAATATTACTGTCGTAGAAAATTTAGATTTAATCCCCTCTAGTATTGATCTCATCAACATACAAGATGATTTAGCCAAGATGCCAGCTGGTCAATTTTACGCGAATAATCCAGTAGAAATCTTAAAGAAAGCAATCAGGCCCATTATGGACAACTATGACTACATATTAATCGACTGTCCTCCAAATATGGGCATCATTACGCTAAACGGCCTCCGTATTGCAGACGGTTATATTATTCCAACCATTCCAGACGTCCTATCCACTTATGGCATCCCGCAAATTATTCAGCGGGTCGATGCGTTCTCAAATGATATCGGAAAGGAAATAAAAGTACTTGGTATTGTAATTGCTAAGTATCGAGACAATTCGAATCTGCACCGCAATACTCTTGCGCGTTTAAAAAGAGAAGTGGATGCCCCTTTGTTTAACGCGATTTTTAAAGAAACCAATCAAATGGCAAATGCAGCTGACTATACTGTTTCCTACTCAACGTATCGCCAAAAGTGGGGCTATGGCGATCAATATGATGCCTTTTATCGTTTAGCAAAAGAAATTCAAGAGAGGTTTGTATAA
- a CDS encoding BRCT domain-containing protein, which produces MYQNKDNIDVIQFSTESFKHPFYNKQIVFTGGLSTMTRSEAAKKVRACGGSIQGAVTKETDFVILGDKRRGISTKQLKAEQLISLGMDIQMIVEEDFIWILSLQ; this is translated from the coding sequence ATGTACCAAAATAAAGACAATATAGATGTCATCCAATTTTCAACCGAATCATTTAAACATCCATTTTATAATAAGCAAATCGTCTTTACAGGAGGTCTTTCCACGATGACACGCTCGGAAGCAGCAAAAAAAGTACGTGCTTGTGGAGGAAGTATACAAGGAGCTGTTACAAAGGAGACAGATTTCGTTATTCTTGGCGATAAACGTCGTGGGATCAGTACGAAACAATTAAAAGCAGAACAGTTGATTAGCCTCGGCATGGACATTCAAATGATTGTTGAGGAAGATTTTATTTGGATTCTCTCTCTACAATAA
- a CDS encoding IclR family transcriptional regulator C-terminal domain-containing protein, with the protein MSNINSENFKESKDYVQSIDRMFQILRTFSVERQSLTTSEIAQLTDLSRPTVRRILLTLEHLAYVKSDHGAYSLTAKMIELSAVFLSSQVSTWQRAQPFMESLVEVTGESSSISVLDGDMITYVARVSKKRIMSTNLEVGSRLPAFSTSMGQVLLAHLPDDELKERLNKIELQKFNENTIVDKQKLYEVLMGIRKKGWGGVDQQLENGVRSVAVPIRKPNGEVIAAINCSVHAGRVSKEQLQEEFLPKLQEVAKLIENIVTFR; encoded by the coding sequence ATGTCAAACATAAATTCAGAAAATTTCAAAGAAAGTAAAGACTATGTGCAATCCATTGATCGGATGTTCCAAATTTTAAGAACGTTTAGTGTGGAAAGACAGTCCCTTACAACAAGTGAAATTGCACAATTGACTGATTTAAGTCGACCAACAGTACGAAGGATTTTATTAACATTAGAACATTTAGCGTATGTTAAATCTGATCATGGGGCCTATTCATTGACGGCGAAAATGATCGAACTAAGCGCCGTATTCCTTTCTTCTCAAGTATCCACATGGCAAAGGGCACAGCCGTTTATGGAATCCTTAGTTGAAGTAACCGGGGAGTCAAGCTCAATTTCTGTTTTAGATGGCGATATGATTACCTATGTTGCGCGGGTTTCGAAAAAAAGAATCATGTCCACCAATTTAGAAGTAGGATCTCGTTTACCAGCATTTTCAACTTCTATGGGCCAAGTATTACTTGCTCATTTACCTGATGATGAATTAAAAGAACGCTTAAATAAAATTGAGCTTCAAAAATTTAATGAAAACACAATTGTGGATAAACAAAAATTATATGAAGTGTTAATGGGCATCAGAAAAAAAGGATGGGGAGGAGTAGATCAACAGTTAGAAAACGGTGTTCGATCGGTTGCCGTACCGATTCGTAAACCTAACGGAGAGGTCATTGCTGCCATTAATTGTTCTGTCCATGCTGGACGTGTTTCAAAAGAGCAATTACAAGAAGAATTTTTGCCGAAGCTTCAAGAAGTAGCAAAACTTATTGAGAATATAGTAACGTTTCGTTAA
- a CDS encoding VUT family protein — MRILFYLLSIVIANVVTAAFAPMQFGAFIVPMGTLFVGATFIFRDLVQNKYGRGKTYVFIFTALILSAIVSYLLGDTLMIVAASAISFLVAETTDTEIYSRLKLSFAWRVFCSGIVGGLLDSVIFVIIGLSPLGAGFLPWEAVPAAILGQFIVKTIIQMIGALILSQIHGIKDKQVLA; from the coding sequence ATGAGAATCTTATTCTATTTATTATCAATCGTCATCGCCAATGTGGTAACGGCTGCCTTTGCGCCGATGCAGTTTGGTGCGTTTATCGTTCCAATGGGGACACTTTTTGTTGGGGCAACGTTCATTTTCCGAGATCTAGTGCAAAATAAATATGGTCGTGGGAAAACGTATGTATTTATCTTTACTGCATTAATTTTATCTGCTATCGTTTCATACTTACTTGGCGATACATTAATGATCGTGGCCGCATCAGCTATTTCCTTCTTAGTTGCAGAAACGACAGATACTGAAATTTATTCACGCTTAAAATTATCTTTTGCATGGCGTGTATTTTGTAGCGGAATTGTTGGAGGATTACTAGATTCGGTTATTTTCGTTATTATCGGATTAAGCCCACTTGGCGCAGGGTTCTTACCTTGGGAAGCAGTACCAGCAGCAATTTTAGGGCAGTTTATCGTAAAAACAATTATTCAAATGATTGGTGCGTTAATCTTGAGCCAAATTCATGGAATCAAAGACAAACAAGTACTTGCATAG
- a CDS encoding histidine phosphatase family protein: protein MVVSLLELLRSGGYILYARHGQANVGIDQPTVNFYDCATQRNLSEIGRNQAIFYGRVFRALQIPISFPVLTSPYCRTIETGALAFGSQNIQVDPFLMEIQNLNGNLSDPEKSRILNNLQSFLEVEPPNGTNRVIVAHSFPKGVGLDSIPYMGTVIVKPKGPGNGYEVIGRLSLSDLYKLVSTK, encoded by the coding sequence ATTGTGGTTTCATTACTGGAATTGTTAAGAAGTGGGGGATATATCCTCTATGCAAGACATGGGCAAGCGAATGTTGGGATCGATCAACCAACAGTTAATTTTTATGATTGTGCCACCCAAAGAAACCTCTCAGAAATAGGTAGAAATCAAGCCATTTTTTATGGAAGGGTTTTTCGAGCCTTACAGATTCCAATTAGTTTCCCCGTTTTGACGAGTCCATATTGTAGAACGATTGAAACTGGAGCACTCGCTTTTGGATCACAGAACATTCAAGTGGACCCTTTCTTGATGGAAATTCAAAACCTTAATGGAAATCTATCGGATCCTGAAAAAAGTAGGATTTTAAACAACCTTCAATCCTTTTTAGAGGTAGAGCCACCAAACGGTACAAATAGAGTAATCGTTGCGCATAGTTTTCCAAAAGGTGTTGGATTAGATAGTATCCCATATATGGGGACAGTCATTGTAAAACCAAAAGGACCGGGAAATGGATATGAAGTCATTGGTCGATTATCTTTATCTGATTTGTATAAATTAGTATCTACAAAATGA
- a CDS encoding chromate transporter, translated as MIYWQIFLAFFIPGILGYGGGPATIPLIEKEVVDRYGWLTTKEFSEVLALGNSLPGPIATKMAGYIGYAEGGILGSAIALFATIAPSLILMLALMAILMKYKESPQVKNISKVVKPVIAVLIGAMTLQFFMESSFLLGSLQTIIIMIVSFLMLEKWKVHPAIVIGLALVYGGLTGLI; from the coding sequence ATGATTTATTGGCAAATATTCCTGGCCTTTTTCATTCCGGGTATTTTAGGATATGGGGGTGGACCTGCAACCATTCCTTTGATTGAAAAAGAAGTGGTCGACCGCTATGGTTGGTTGACTACCAAAGAATTTAGTGAGGTACTTGCACTAGGGAATTCTCTCCCTGGCCCAATCGCTACAAAAATGGCAGGGTATATTGGGTATGCAGAAGGGGGAATATTAGGTTCGGCTATTGCATTATTTGCTACGATTGCTCCGTCATTAATCTTAATGCTTGCTTTAATGGCCATTCTTATGAAATATAAAGAATCTCCTCAAGTCAAAAATATCTCTAAAGTAGTGAAGCCGGTTATTGCTGTTTTAATTGGCGCAATGACTTTACAATTTTTCATGGAATCTAGTTTTTTACTTGGAAGTCTCCAAACAATTATCATTATGATTGTTAGTTTTCTCATGTTAGAGAAGTGGAAAGTACACCCGGCAATCGTAATTGGTTTGGCATTAGTTTATGGAGGGTTAACAGGGTTAATTTAA
- a CDS encoding Nramp family divalent metal transporter: METHTKDQVAATTLDATPNLLTPPSTMAEKLKMVGPGIVVAATGVGTADLITSIVIGTQFGMTFIWAIIVGSLLKYFLNEGVGRWHLASERTMVQGWQQLGKWATGYFGVYSIIWGFVYGATAATTSAMGMYAMFPIMPLWAWAIIHSVAGFILVWFGKYQLFEKVMTVLIGVMFVTIIGTAFLFLPSIGEFMGGFVPRVPDGSFMLMMGLIGGVGGTITMASYGYWLAEKKWTGPKWVSTMRIDIKVAYILTCIFTIAGLIIGAQFLFGTGVNLRGDQGLIDLAALLGQEFGPWMKWVFLVAFWSAAFSSLLGVWNGVPYLFADFIQTIRQKKDEPRRIVQETDKSYRFYLAWLTFPPMILYFGGKPVELVIIYGALGSLFMPFLAISLLILLNSKKISQPLRNKALPNVVLVACLAMFAYLGINELVGILFK; the protein is encoded by the coding sequence ATGGAAACGCATACAAAGGATCAAGTAGCAGCAACAACTTTAGATGCAACGCCCAATTTATTAACACCGCCATCAACAATGGCTGAAAAACTTAAGATGGTAGGACCGGGGATTGTAGTAGCAGCAACAGGGGTAGGTACTGCTGACTTAATCACATCCATTGTGATCGGTACACAATTTGGGATGACATTTATATGGGCTATTATAGTTGGTTCGCTTCTTAAATACTTCTTAAATGAAGGAGTTGGCAGATGGCATTTAGCCTCTGAACGTACGATGGTACAGGGGTGGCAACAACTTGGTAAATGGGCAACTGGATATTTTGGGGTATATTCGATCATTTGGGGGTTTGTTTACGGAGCAACCGCTGCAACAACATCTGCTATGGGAATGTATGCTATGTTCCCGATTATGCCATTGTGGGCATGGGCAATCATTCATTCAGTTGCAGGATTTATACTAGTTTGGTTCGGTAAGTACCAATTATTCGAAAAGGTAATGACCGTATTAATTGGTGTGATGTTCGTTACAATTATTGGAACAGCATTTTTATTCTTACCGAGTATCGGAGAATTTATGGGTGGCTTCGTACCACGTGTTCCAGACGGATCATTTATGTTAATGATGGGGTTAATCGGTGGAGTAGGTGGTACAATCACAATGGCTTCCTACGGTTATTGGTTAGCTGAAAAGAAATGGACAGGCCCAAAATGGGTTTCAACAATGCGTATTGATATTAAAGTCGCTTATATTTTAACTTGTATCTTTACAATTGCAGGTTTAATCATCGGTGCACAATTCTTATTCGGTACTGGGGTTAACTTACGAGGAGATCAAGGTCTAATTGATTTAGCAGCATTATTAGGTCAAGAGTTCGGCCCTTGGATGAAATGGGTATTCTTAGTTGCCTTTTGGTCTGCGGCATTTTCTTCCTTATTAGGTGTTTGGAATGGTGTGCCATATCTATTTGCAGACTTTATACAAACAATTCGTCAAAAGAAAGATGAGCCACGTAGAATAGTACAAGAAACAGATAAATCATATCGTTTCTATTTAGCTTGGTTAACATTCCCACCAATGATTTTATACTTCGGAGGGAAACCGGTAGAACTGGTAATTATCTATGGTGCACTTGGCTCATTATTCATGCCATTCTTAGCAATTTCACTATTAATCTTATTAAATTCTAAGAAAATTAGTCAGCCTTTACGTAATAAAGCGCTACCGAATGTTGTGTTAGTAGCATGTTTGGCAATGTTCGCTTACTTAGGTATCAATGAATTAGTGGGAATTTTGTTTAAGTAA
- the queE gene encoding 7-carboxy-7-deazaguanine synthase QueE — MSKIPVMEIFGPTIQGEGMVVGQKTMFVRTAGCDYSCSWCDSAFTWDGSGKNLINQMTAEEIWAELKLLGGDGFSFVTISGGNPVLLRNLDALVAILKENGIQIGVETQGSKWQEWLYEIDELTISPKPPSSGMKTDYSVLTDILEKLKKRNSHQHISLKIVVFNEEDYNYAKQVHLRYPTIPFYLQIGNDDIATTDNSQLISNLLARYEALIDRVMADEELRDVKVLPQLHTLIWGNKRGV; from the coding sequence TTGAGTAAGATTCCCGTGATGGAGATTTTTGGACCGACTATTCAAGGTGAAGGAATGGTCGTGGGGCAGAAAACGATGTTCGTGCGGACTGCAGGCTGTGATTATTCTTGTTCTTGGTGCGATTCAGCATTTACATGGGACGGCAGTGGAAAGAATTTGATTAACCAAATGACAGCTGAAGAGATTTGGGCTGAGTTAAAGCTCCTGGGTGGTGATGGGTTTTCCTTTGTTACGATATCTGGCGGAAACCCTGTACTTCTTCGAAATTTAGATGCGCTCGTTGCCATCTTAAAAGAAAATGGAATTCAAATTGGAGTAGAGACCCAGGGAAGCAAGTGGCAAGAGTGGCTGTATGAAATTGATGAACTTACGATTTCCCCAAAGCCCCCGAGTTCAGGTATGAAGACCGATTATTCAGTACTTACCGACATCCTAGAAAAACTTAAAAAACGAAATAGTCATCAGCATATCTCTCTTAAAATCGTTGTTTTTAATGAAGAGGATTACAATTATGCAAAGCAAGTTCACCTTCGATACCCGACAATTCCTTTTTATCTTCAGATAGGTAATGATGACATCGCGACAACTGACAATAGTCAGCTCATCAGCAATTTATTGGCGAGGTACGAAGCGTTGATTGACCGGGTCATGGCAGATGAGGAATTAAGAGATGTGAAAGTACTGCCACAGCTCCATACCCTTATATGGGGAAATAAAAGAGGGGTATAG
- a CDS encoding chromate transporter, protein MSDIFMAFFRIGMLGFGGGPSAIPLVEKEVVGRFKWMTIEDFGDTIALANTMPGPIATKLAGYIGYRVGGIMGCLNAIIASVIPTVILMIVMLTVLQTYKDIPWVQSMSNAVVPVVAVMLAVLTWSFIKQSKDSMGWLKAILLIVASIILLEVLGLHPGILIAVLIAAVFVPFKKKGGE, encoded by the coding sequence ATGAGTGACATCTTTATGGCATTCTTTCGCATAGGGATGCTTGGATTTGGTGGTGGACCTTCTGCCATTCCTTTAGTTGAAAAAGAAGTAGTTGGACGTTTTAAATGGATGACAATTGAAGATTTTGGCGACACCATCGCACTAGCAAACACAATGCCGGGACCGATTGCTACTAAACTAGCAGGGTATATTGGCTATCGTGTTGGAGGAATCATGGGTTGCCTGAATGCGATTATCGCCTCGGTAATCCCAACAGTCATTTTGATGATTGTGATGCTAACTGTATTACAAACGTATAAAGATATTCCTTGGGTGCAAAGCATGTCCAATGCGGTTGTTCCGGTCGTTGCCGTTATGTTGGCAGTGTTAACCTGGAGTTTTATCAAGCAATCCAAGGATTCAATGGGTTGGCTAAAAGCCATCTTACTCATCGTTGCATCCATTATTTTGTTAGAAGTATTAGGCCTACATCCTGGAATCTTAATTGCTGTATTGATTGCAGCTGTATTTGTGCCTTTCAAGAAAAAGGGCGGTGAGTAA
- a CDS encoding LysR family transcriptional regulator, giving the protein MDHKLEIFVTTAEQKSFTRAAQLLHITPSAVSLSIKNLEKKLETTLFERNNKYVQLTTAGQLVYTQAKEILQKYDQIKYLLAELEPSTNTSLSIGAAYTFGEYFLPSIIYAFSKRYPSIIPEITIQNSKAIVEQIHNQELDIAFIVQSEVDDLDAEIFPFYEDDLVMITRPDHPILKSNKVDRNMLEAETWIIREVGSGTREMTDRFFSQLGISPKRIMSFGSSQTIKESVALGLGVSYLSESIVKSEIHAGTLGAINLMDFENKSSFHYIINRSQIHSKPVIIFKEFLDTYTFSERTTISLKKRVKE; this is encoded by the coding sequence ATGGATCACAAATTAGAAATATTCGTTACAACCGCAGAACAAAAAAGCTTTACAAGAGCTGCTCAATTGCTCCATATCACTCCGTCAGCTGTAAGTCTAAGTATTAAAAATTTAGAAAAGAAATTAGAAACGACGCTATTTGAGCGGAATAATAAATATGTTCAATTAACAACAGCAGGCCAGCTTGTTTACACTCAGGCAAAAGAAATACTGCAAAAATATGACCAAATCAAATATTTACTGGCTGAATTAGAGCCTTCAACTAATACTTCACTTTCGATTGGAGCTGCTTACACATTCGGTGAGTATTTTCTCCCTAGCATTATTTATGCTTTTAGTAAGCGGTACCCAAGCATCATCCCTGAGATCACGATTCAAAATTCTAAGGCGATCGTAGAACAAATTCATAATCAGGAATTGGATATTGCATTTATCGTACAATCAGAAGTTGACGACCTAGATGCCGAAATTTTCCCCTTTTACGAAGATGATTTGGTTATGATTACAAGGCCTGACCATCCCATTTTGAAAAGCAATAAAGTGGATAGAAACATGTTAGAAGCAGAAACGTGGATTATTCGGGAGGTGGGTTCAGGAACAAGAGAAATGACAGATCGGTTCTTTTCACAACTGGGGATTTCTCCAAAAAGAATCATGAGTTTCGGAAGCTCCCAAACAATTAAAGAATCTGTTGCGCTTGGGTTAGGAGTCTCTTATCTATCAGAATCAATTGTCAAAAGTGAAATTCATGCTGGGACATTAGGGGCTATCAATTTAATGGATTTTGAAAATAAAAGTAGTTTCCACTACATCATAAACCGATCTCAAATCCATTCAAAACCCGTAATAATATTTAAAGAGTTTTTAGATACATATACGTTTTCAGAAAGAACAACTATCTCATTAAAGAAAAGAGTTAAAGAGTAA
- the queD gene encoding 6-carboxytetrahydropterin synthase QueD: protein MSEFRIVDRLQKLDVDIQQDQLKYHSKRVLVSKEFTFDAAHHLHNYEGKCKNLHGHTYRVVLGISGYTEERGLVIDFGDIKEIWKEKIEVYLDHRYLNETLPLMNTTAENIVVWIYEKLADALCEKQHYKGARVEFVRLYETPTSYAEVRREWMDVE from the coding sequence ATGTCTGAATTTAGAATTGTTGACAGGCTCCAAAAACTAGATGTGGATATTCAACAAGACCAATTAAAGTATCATTCAAAACGCGTACTAGTTAGCAAGGAATTTACCTTTGATGCGGCTCATCACTTACACAACTATGAGGGGAAATGTAAAAACTTACATGGTCATACGTATCGCGTAGTCTTAGGTATTAGTGGCTATACAGAAGAACGTGGCTTAGTGATTGATTTTGGCGATATAAAAGAAATATGGAAAGAAAAAATTGAAGTATATCTAGATCATCGTTATCTAAACGAAACACTTCCACTTATGAATACAACAGCTGAAAACATTGTTGTTTGGATTTACGAAAAATTGGCCGACGCATTGTGTGAGAAACAGCATTATAAAGGTGCGCGGGTAGAATTCGTTCGCCTTTATGAAACGCCAACAAGCTATGCGGAAGTAAGACGGGAGTGGATGGATGTTGAGTAA
- the ggt gene encoding gamma-glutamyltransferase: MDYLHHPFPSKRHTVFAKNGMVATSQPLAAQVGLEILKKGGNAIDAAIATAAALTVVEPTSNGIGGDAFAIVWIKGELYGLNASGPSPELLTAEELKKLGHDRMPELGVVPVTVPGVPAAWAALSKRFGKLSLLETLEPAIRYAEEGYPLTPILGENWKKAYEKYKSHEGKEFESWFETFCPNGRPPEIGEMWSSKGHADTLRKIGETDAKAFYEGELAQKIEDFMVEHGGYLRKADLSSYQPEWVKPISTNYRGYDVWEIPPNGQGLVALMALNIFEQLDAPKWQSAETIHQQIESMKIAFTDGKAFITEPSEMPLNVENLISKEYASMRAKEVRATAIDPKPVELTKSGTVYLATADHEGNMVSYIQSNYMGFGSGIVIPGTGIALQNRGADFSLNENHPNFLKPKKRSYHTIIPGFLTKDGEAVGPFGVMGAYMQPQGHFQVVTNTIDYLLNPQAALDMPRWQWVGGKKIRVESEFPNYLVQALERKGHEIEVMANRGSFGRGQIIWRNPETGVLAGGTESRTDGMVAAW, translated from the coding sequence ATGGATTATTTACATCATCCGTTTCCATCAAAACGACATACGGTTTTTGCAAAGAATGGGATGGTTGCAACTTCGCAACCACTTGCAGCTCAAGTTGGGCTTGAAATATTGAAAAAAGGAGGCAATGCCATTGATGCTGCAATTGCTACTGCGGCCGCATTAACAGTGGTAGAGCCAACCTCTAACGGAATTGGCGGAGATGCTTTTGCAATTGTTTGGATAAAAGGGGAATTATACGGACTAAATGCTTCTGGGCCTTCACCAGAATTATTAACTGCAGAAGAGCTAAAAAAACTCGGGCACGATCGAATGCCAGAACTAGGTGTTGTCCCGGTTACTGTTCCAGGGGTACCTGCTGCTTGGGCTGCACTGTCTAAAAGGTTTGGGAAACTATCCTTATTGGAAACATTGGAACCTGCTATTCGTTACGCAGAGGAAGGGTATCCTTTAACGCCAATATTAGGTGAGAATTGGAAGAAAGCTTATGAAAAATATAAAAGCCATGAGGGGAAAGAGTTTGAATCATGGTTTGAAACGTTTTGCCCAAATGGAAGACCTCCAGAAATCGGGGAAATGTGGAGTTCAAAGGGCCATGCAGATACATTAAGAAAAATTGGTGAAACAGATGCCAAGGCCTTCTATGAAGGAGAATTGGCTCAAAAAATTGAGGACTTTATGGTGGAACATGGAGGCTATTTAAGAAAAGCTGATCTTTCGTCTTATCAGCCAGAATGGGTAAAACCAATTTCTACAAATTACCGAGGTTATGATGTGTGGGAAATTCCTCCGAATGGTCAAGGTTTGGTTGCTCTAATGGCATTAAATATTTTCGAACAACTGGATGCGCCGAAGTGGCAATCTGCTGAAACAATTCATCAGCAAATTGAGTCTATGAAAATCGCATTTACTGATGGCAAGGCATTTATAACAGAGCCTTCTGAAATGCCATTAAATGTAGAAAATTTAATTTCAAAAGAGTATGCATCGATGCGGGCAAAGGAAGTTCGGGCGACGGCAATTGATCCTAAACCAGTTGAACTAACTAAGTCTGGTACGGTTTACTTAGCTACAGCCGATCATGAAGGAAATATGGTGTCTTATATTCAAAGTAACTATATGGGATTCGGGTCTGGTATTGTCATTCCAGGAACAGGGATTGCTCTTCAAAATCGTGGAGCTGATTTTTCTTTAAACGAAAACCATCCAAATTTCTTGAAACCTAAGAAGCGTTCATATCACACAATTATCCCAGGATTTTTAACGAAAGATGGGGAAGCGGTTGGTCCGTTCGGTGTAATGGGAGCCTATATGCAACCACAGGGGCACTTCCAAGTCGTAACAAATACCATTGATTACCTTCTAAATCCGCAAGCAGCATTGGATATGCCAAGATGGCAATGGGTTGGTGGAAAGAAAATACGTGTTGAATCGGAATTCCCAAACTACTTAGTTCAAGCTCTAGAAAGAAAGGGACACGAGATTGAAGTGATGGCGAACAGAGGCAGCTTTGGACGTGGTCAAATCATTTGGAGAAACCCAGAAACAGGAGTCCTCGCAGGGGGAACAGAGTCAAGAACGGATGGTATGGTGGCAGCGTGGTGA
- the queF gene encoding preQ(1) synthase, which translates to MSGRNHEEGLKDLTLLGNQNTKYSFDYAPEVLEAVDNLHSNRDYFVKFNCPEFTSLCPLTHQPDFATMYISYIPDKKIVESKSLKLYLFSFRNHGDFHEDCVNIIMNDLIKLLDPRYIEVWGKFTPRGGISIDPWCNYGKPGTKYEEIANFRLMNHDLNPEKIDNR; encoded by the coding sequence ATGTCTGGCAGAAACCATGAAGAAGGTTTAAAAGACTTAACATTATTAGGAAATCAAAATACTAAATATTCATTTGACTATGCCCCTGAGGTACTAGAGGCGGTTGATAACTTACATTCGAATCGTGATTATTTCGTAAAATTCAATTGTCCAGAATTTACGAGTTTATGTCCATTAACACATCAACCGGATTTTGCGACGATGTATATTTCATATATTCCAGATAAAAAAATTGTTGAAAGTAAATCATTAAAGCTTTATTTATTCAGCTTCCGTAATCATGGAGACTTCCACGAAGACTGTGTGAATATTATTATGAATGATTTAATAAAATTACTAGATCCTCGCTATATCGAGGTTTGGGGGAAATTCACTCCACGTGGCGGCATTTCCATTGACCCTTGGTGCAACTACGGTAAACCAGGAACGAAATACGAAGAAATTGCCAACTTTCGTTTAATGAATCACGATTTAAATCCAGAGAAAATCGATAATCGATAA
- the queC gene encoding 7-cyano-7-deazaguanine synthase QueC, which translates to MKQEKAVVVFSGGQDSTTCLFWAKERFAEIEAVTFNYGQRHALEIECAKEIAEELGVKHHILDMSLLNQLAPNALTRDDIKVEEGDEGELPSTFVPGRNLLFLSFAGVLASQVGAKHIVTGVCETDFSGYPDCRDIFIKSLNVTLNLSMDDRFVIHTPLMWLNKAETWELADQLQAFEFVREKTLTCYNGVIADGCGECPACKLRKRGLDEYLKDKKGD; encoded by the coding sequence TTGAAACAGGAAAAAGCTGTTGTGGTGTTTAGTGGAGGTCAGGATAGTACGACTTGCTTGTTTTGGGCAAAAGAACGATTTGCAGAGATAGAGGCAGTAACATTCAACTATGGCCAACGCCATGCCCTTGAAATTGAATGTGCAAAGGAGATTGCCGAGGAGCTTGGTGTGAAGCATCATATTCTGGATATGTCCCTACTGAACCAGCTCGCGCCAAATGCATTAACACGAGATGACATAAAAGTGGAAGAAGGGGATGAAGGCGAGTTACCGTCGACGTTCGTTCCTGGTCGTAATCTACTTTTCCTTTCGTTTGCTGGTGTGCTGGCTAGTCAGGTGGGAGCAAAACATATCGTGACAGGTGTTTGTGAAACTGATTTTAGTGGATATCCCGATTGCCGAGATATTTTCATTAAATCGCTAAACGTTACGTTGAATTTGTCTATGGATGATCGTTTTGTCATTCATACCCCGTTAATGTGGCTGAATAAGGCGGAAACATGGGAACTTGCCGATCAATTACAAGCATTTGAGTTTGTTCGCGAAAAAACACTTACTTGCTACAACGGAGTTATTGCTGACGGATGTGGGGAGTGCCCAGCTTGTAAACTACGTAAAAGAGGGCTTGATGAGTATTTAAAGGATAAAAAGGGGGACTAA